The window TCCCAACGGCCCCTTGTTTTCCGCAAAAAAGCGGGTAACGTAACCGGGTAAAGTTTGTAGAAAGGTGGCTACTCGTTCCCCATACTGCTTCCATTGAGCATTAGAGGATTCTGTGGGCGAATCTGAGGGCAACAAAAGCTTCGTTCCTCCGTTATTAACTTCTATGACTTCGGGTTGTTCAACTTCAGCAGCGATATAATCTGACGAGTCTGGTCTTACCGTTTCAGGATTCATAATCGATTTTCGTAAATGACCACTAAAAACTCTGTGCTGAGCAATGTCTTTACTATCAGCAGAACATTGACACAATTGTCAATTCATTTTGTTACCTTTTAGAGATAATAAATACTCTCAGCCGAGTCTCTCATCCTCAGTTTCAATGCGCCAGACAAAAACGCCATGCCTCTAAAGGCTTATATTCTTGAATGGAGTAGTGCAGGCATTGCTGCTTCTGGCATCGACTAAATCCTACTATTGGCTCAGCACAGGGCAAATTTTTTATGGACATGGAACATACCCTAGGGCTTTGGCTGGCTGTACCTAGGGCTTCTGTATACTCTGTAGTCATCACGCCGGATGGTCATACGCTACTCAGCGGTGGTGCAGATAAGACGATTTTAGTGTGGGACGTACACACGGCTCAACAACAGTACACCCTGAGAGGACATTCGGATTGGGTTTATTGTGTCGCCATCACGCCTGATAGCAAAACTATTGTCAGTGGCAGTTCGGACAAGACGATTAAACTCTGGAATCTTAAGAGTGCAAAAGAAATACAAACTCTTGAGGGACATTTAGATACAGTCTGTTCTGTTGCCATAACACCCGATGGAAGAACAATAGTGAGTGGCAGCAGAGACACCACAATCAAAGTGTGGGATTTAAGCACTGGGCAAGAAATTCGCACTCTTACCCCTCACTCAGATTGGGTTTATTCGGTTGCGTTGACGCCTGATGGGCAAACAATCGTGAGTGCTTGTGCTGACGCAACGATTCAGGTCGGTGATATTGGCAAACTTACGGGTCATACTGCCGGTGTCACATCTGTTGCAATAAGCCCCGATGGGCGATTGATTGTTAGTGGTAGCATCGACGAAACGATTAAAATCTGGGACTTTGCTACAGGTCAACAA of the Allocoleopsis franciscana PCC 7113 genome contains:
- a CDS encoding CAAD domain-containing protein, with the protein product MNPETVRPDSSDYIAAEVEQPEVIEVNNGGTKLLLPSDSPTESSNAQWKQYGERVATFLQTLPGYVTRFFAENKGPLGTIALIVGSLVTVKLILALLDALDDIPLIAPTLELIGIGYTAWFIYRYLLTAPNRQELSDQVKSLKNQILGTDS
- a CDS encoding WD40 repeat domain-containing protein, with product MDMEHTLGLWLAVPRASVYSVVITPDGHTLLSGGADKTILVWDVHTAQQQYTLRGHSDWVYCVAITPDSKTIVSGSSDKTIKLWNLKSAKEIQTLEGHLDTVCSVAITPDGRTIVSGSRDTTIKVWDLSTGQEIRTLTPHSDWVYSVALTPDGQTIVSACADATIQVGDIGKLTGHTAGVTSVAISPDGRLIVSGSIDETIKIWDFATGQQLHTFTAHADGVTCVVITPDGQKIVSGGNDKTVKVWDLKTGKKIHTFTDYVEAVLSVGMTPDGRMIVSGSRNSVIKWWEMP